One Nonomuraea angiospora DNA segment encodes these proteins:
- a CDS encoding GNAT family N-acetyltransferase, translated as MSERSEPGVRLRDVVEADLEVFLAQEHDPEAARRSRFTPRPRERFLHHWATRILADPTVFVQAVLVDGEVAGNIVAWWEEERRFIGYWFGREFWGRGIGTRALTLFLEQEKTRPLYADPYEGNTGSVRLLEKVGFQRSGTVRHGEDQHIMLVLAAPPTA; from the coding sequence ATGAGCGAGCGAAGCGAGCCTGGCGTGCGGTTGAGAGACGTCGTGGAGGCCGATCTGGAGGTCTTCCTGGCGCAGGAGCACGACCCGGAGGCGGCCCGGAGGTCCAGGTTCACGCCCCGCCCCCGGGAGCGCTTCCTCCACCACTGGGCCACCCGGATCCTGGCCGACCCCACCGTCTTCGTGCAGGCGGTCCTCGTCGATGGCGAAGTGGCCGGAAACATCGTGGCCTGGTGGGAGGAGGAGCGGCGCTTCATCGGCTACTGGTTCGGCCGCGAGTTCTGGGGCCGCGGCATCGGCACCCGGGCCCTGACGCTCTTCCTGGAGCAGGAGAAGACCCGTCCCCTCTACGCCGACCCCTACGAAGGCAACACCGGCTCGGTCCGGCTCCTGGAGAAGGTCGGCTTCCAGCGCTCCGGCACGGTGCGGCACGGCGAGGACCAGCACATCATGCTGGTCCTCGCGGCCCCGCCGACGGCCTGA